One Lentimicrobiaceae bacterium genomic window, TAAAAAAATGTTTTATATTTGTCTCGAAAACAACAAGTTGGCAATAATTTAAAAAAACTATAAAAACTAAATGAGTATAAACCTTTAAAATTTAAAAGTCATGAAAACAAAACCAAAAATTTTAATCGCACTTATTCTTATCACAACATTGTTTTCGATAAATTTATTTGCTCAACGGACAACTGATATTGAAAATGGTAAAGACCATCCATTAGTTAGTCGTTTTGATGGTGCTATAATCGAGTTTTACAAAGAAACAAAATGGGGAACTTATAAATTGCCTGTAAACGACAAAGGAGCTATTGATTGGGAAAACCCCATGAATTTGGAAGGAAAGGTTACCCGCATTCAGTATTCTACTTCAAGTGAGAATAATGCAGAATTTGTTTTACACAATTACAAATCAGCTCTTTCAAAAGCGGGTTATAAAATCTTAATAGCTGTAGCTAATGAAGAGTTAGGTGTATCCGACAGACCGCATACATGGACAGACAGGTACTACCGTTCAGGATTATATGGAAACGATGGGTTAAATAATGAAAAATTTGGAATTGGATTGAATTTTCCTATTTGGAAAAACAACCATTCGTTTATTGTTGCAAAAGGAAATAAGGAAGGAAAAAACATTTATGTAATTGTTTATTCGGTGGTTGACAATTATACGTTAATTACTCAAGATGTTGTTGAAATTGAAGCTGTTGAAACTGGAATGGTTACTGCCGAAAATATTTCGAAAGGAATTCAAACCGAAGGATATTTTGCTGTTTATGATATCTTTTTTGATGTAGGAAAATCTGAAGTAAAACCGGAATCTGCCGATGCATTGAAAACCATTGCCGAATACCTCAACGCCAATAAAACTCAAAAAGTTTTAATAGTCGGACATACGGATAATACGGGCAATTTTGATATGAATGTAAGTCTTTCAAAAGACCGAGCAAACGCAGTAATGGAAAAGCTAGTATCTGAATATGCTGTTGCAAGAGAGCAACTTAAACCTTATGGTGTAGGCTCTGTTTCTCCTGTAGCTAGCAATTCAACTGAAGAAGGTAGAGCCAAAAACAGACGTGTTGAGATAGTAGAACAATAATTATTGGTCTGCAGCTACTGCTTTTTCTAATAAATAAATATAATTCTTTCGGGTAATCATTTTTGCACCCAAACTTGCCAAATGGTCTGTATATGTTTGAGCATCAATGAAATGAAATTGCTTTTCCTTAAGCAATTCGATAAGATAGTACAAGGCTATTTTTGATGTATTAGACATTGTATGAAACATAGATTCGCCGCAAAAGGCTTTACCAACGACAACTCCATACAAACCGCCGACTAACTCATCGTTGTACCAAACTTCAACCGAGTGTGCATAACCTTTTTCGTGCAAGTTTACGTAGGCTTCCTGCAATTTTGGTGTAATCCATGTTCCCGATTCATGCTTGCGTTTCACATTTGCACAATTAAATATAACCTGCTGAAATGCCTTGTTGAATGTTACTTTAAAAATGTTCTTTTTAATCAGTAAACGCAATGATTTCGATACCTTGAAATCGTCTAAAAATAGCACCATTCTTTCGGGCAACGACCACCACAAAATATATTCATCATTTGTAAACCAAGGGAAAATGCCTTTGCTGTATGCTTCTACTAATCTTTTCACACTTAAATCGCCACCAACTGCAAGTAACCCATCTTCGTTGGCTTCTTCAACCGATGGAAACGGTATATCAGGATGGTCCAATAATATTACCATAACTACTCTACTTTTTGGTTGCGTTTAATTTCGATTATAAGACTCACAGTCGTTTTTAATATTCGTAGTAAAAGTTCCTCAAGTTTGTTCTAAATCCAATGCTAAACAAAAGGTTTTGCTTGTCGGTTAAATCGTTTTTTTGAGTGCGCCAAATAAGGCTTGCCTCAAGTTTCATATTGGTTTTTCTATTCAAAACGTAGGCAAGTCGGTAATCAATATAATTTACTTTGGTTTTAAGTCCCTGCCCTATATAATTCTCGTACTCAGATTTACGATTGGTATAAGGTAAAAGTAAATTTTGTCCGTAGCTTATGTCGCTGGTGTCGGCTCCGTACATTTGATGAATGTATTTTATAGAAGTCTGCCAATTTTTGTAAGA contains:
- a CDS encoding OmpA family protein, with protein sequence MKTKPKILIALILITTLFSINLFAQRTTDIENGKDHPLVSRFDGAIIEFYKETKWGTYKLPVNDKGAIDWENPMNLEGKVTRIQYSTSSENNAEFVLHNYKSALSKAGYKILIAVANEELGVSDRPHTWTDRYYRSGLYGNDGLNNEKFGIGLNFPIWKNNHSFIVAKGNKEGKNIYVIVYSVVDNYTLITQDVVEIEAVETGMVTAENISKGIQTEGYFAVYDIFFDVGKSEVKPESADALKTIAEYLNANKTQKVLIVGHTDNTGNFDMNVSLSKDRANAVMEKLVSEYAVAREQLKPYGVGSVSPVASNSTEEGRAKNRRVEIVEQ
- the aat gene encoding leucyl/phenylalanyl-tRNA--protein transferase, which codes for MVILLDHPDIPFPSVEEANEDGLLAVGGDLSVKRLVEAYSKGIFPWFTNDEYILWWSLPERMVLFLDDFKVSKSLRLLIKKNIFKVTFNKAFQQVIFNCANVKRKHESGTWITPKLQEAYVNLHEKGYAHSVEVWYNDELVGGLYGVVVGKAFCGESMFHTMSNTSKIALYYLIELLKEKQFHFIDAQTYTDHLASLGAKMITRKNYIYLLEKAVAADQ